The stretch of DNA AGGTTTTGTCGACAAGGCCGAATTGTCATTGCCAACCAACATTTGCAAGTTGCCGAAGGTGCGAGTTGAGGTAACGGACTGGGTTCGAGAAAACACCGCTGCAACTCCGACGAATCGAATATCCGCCTAAGCGCGCATCGACAATAACAGCGAACGAAAATAGCCATGGGTCCACGTAAAAAAGCAGCCACTGAAAAACCGAGCAAAGCGTCGCAGCCTCCCAAGGTCGAACCGGCCAAGGATGCGGACGTCCAACCAGCTGGCGGAAAACGCCGGCAGGATGGATTTCGCGAGACGGTGGAATCGATCGTGATCGCCTTTGTCTTGGCATTTTTGTTTCGCACCTTTGAAGCGGAAGCCTTCGTCATCCCCACCGGCTCGATGGCCGAAACGCTCTATGGCCGGCACAAGGATGTCACGTGCGAAAAATGTGACACTCTGTTCCGTGTGAGTGCCAGCGACGAAATCGAAGAGAACGGAATCATCGCCGTCGACTGGTCCACAGGCGAAACACCGAAAATTGTCAACTACGCGCTCTGCCCCAACTGCCGCTATCCCAACAATGTCTTAGACAATCAGGCATTCGTGGGCGACCGCATTTTGGTCAATAAGTTCCCCTATGAATTCGGCGACCCGGAGCGCTTCGATGTCGTGGTTTTCAAATACCCCGAAGAACCCAAAACCAACTACATCAAACGATTGGTTGGACTGCCGGGGGAAACGATCAAGATCGATTGGGGGAACCTCTACGCTCGCAAATCGGATACAGAAGAGTTTCAGATTCTGCGAAAATCTCCGGAGAAACAAAAGAAGTTACAGATCCCCGTCTTTGACAACGACAAGCCGGCTCAGCAACTTCTCGATGCGGGTTGGCCCGAGCGTTGGGCCTCTGTTGCCAATGTGGACGAAAAATGGTCGGTGGTCAAAAATGGTTGGTCGGAAGACGCCAAAAACCGCAGTTTTCAATTCTCGGCAAAAGCCGATCCGAGTGATGATTGGCAATGGTTGCGGTATCGGCATATCGTGCCGTTCGCTGACGACTGGCGACGTGTCATCAACGGCGAGCGCGTTGACGATCCACCGCCGCCACCGCAATTGATCACAGATTTTTCGTCGTACAATTCGGGAATCTCCCTCGGCGAAGCGCAGCGCAAGACACCGACCGGTGATCTGTTTCCGCAACCGCCGTCTGATACGTGGGGCGTGCACTGGGTCGGCGACTTGACCCTCAATTGCGAAGTGAACCTGTTGCAACCTCAGGGCGAACTGCTGTTGGAGTTGGTCGAAGGGGACCGTTGGTATCGCTGCCGCATCGATCTCACCACCGGCATGGCGGAGTTGGAATACATCGACACAAGCTTCAATCTCGATCCCGTTCCGCTCAAAGGAGCAACCGACGCCAACACCCCGCTCAACAAAGCCGGATCGTATGAAGTGGAGTTCGCAAACGTTGATGATCGGTTGCTGCTGTGGATCGACGGAGACCTGATTGATTTTGGTGAAGGGGGCGGAATTGTTCCCCCGATCACCTTGTCGCAGCGCAAACCGACAAATCGCGACTTGGCCCCGGTGGGCATTGCTGCCCGCGATGCTTCGCTAACGGTCTCTCATTTGAACATCTCGCGCGACGTCTATTACCTCAGTTGCTCTAAGGATAATCTCGGCAACGGCACACAGGCACAGGTCGACTTTAACGCCCCGACCAGTTTATCGGAGTTGCGTACCTTTCTGGCCAACCCGGAAACCGCTTTCTCAGGCAAAGGGTACAGCCAGGGCTATATGGACATGCAGTCGAATGAATTCAAATTGGGCGAAGACGAGTTCTTTGTGCTGGGCGACAATAGTGCCCGCAGCAAAGACAGCCGACTGTGGGACAATGGACGCATCCCCAATCGTATTGGTGACAACGACCAATCGGGACACAATCATGCAGTTCCCCGCGATTTATTGATTGGCAAGGCATTTTTCATCTACTGGCCGCACGGCATTCCGTTTTTGAACAATGGACGCGGGATTCCCGTTTGGTATTACAACCAGCCTGAAGCTGTTAAAGTCGGGCCTGGTGACTATCGTCCTGTACAGCCGTTGGGGCCCAACGGGCCGATGGAATTAGAGAAATCCAAGTACCCCAGCTTATCGGTCCCCTTCTATCCGCAATGGCAACGGTGGCAGCGTATTGAGTAGCCGGCGGTTTCATATTTGATGATCTCACACGTCACGGAGGATGAGTGAATTCATGTCTATTTTGCAAGCACAAGGCCTAGCCAAGGTTTACGGTGGACGCCGCGTCGTCAATGGTGTCGACTTGAACGTCGAGCGCGGGGAAATCGTTGGTTTGCTTGGTCCTAACGGTGCCGGTAAGACCACCACATTTCGCATGACCTGCGGCATGATCGCCCCGGCGGAAGGTCAGGTGCTGCTCGACGGCGTCGACGTGACTAACTGGCCGATGTACAAGCGGGCCCAATACGGCATGGGCTATTTAGCCCAGGAATCGAGCGTCTTCGTCAAGTTGACGGTCGAGCAAAATATCATTGCCATTTTGGAAATGCTGCATGTCAAGCGCCGTGAACGCCGCAAAATCACGGACGAACTGTTGGAGCAATTTGGGTTAACGCGACTACGCAAATCGGTCGCATCGCACCTCTCCGGGGGGGAACGCCGCCGCTTAGAAATCGCTCGCTGCTTGGCCAGTGAACCGGCGCTCATTCTGCTCGACGAACCATTCACCGGGATCGACCCAGTCACGATCC from Symmachiella dynata encodes:
- the lptB gene encoding LPS export ABC transporter ATP-binding protein, whose protein sequence is MSILQAQGLAKVYGGRRVVNGVDLNVERGEIVGLLGPNGAGKTTTFRMTCGMIAPAEGQVLLDGVDVTNWPMYKRAQYGMGYLAQESSVFVKLTVEQNIIAILEMLHVKRRERRKITDELLEQFGLTRLRKSVASHLSGGERRRLEIARCLASEPALILLDEPFTGIDPVTIHSIQDIIRELRDTGIAILLTDHRERETLTITDRAYVICAGQVLVSGDAETVLKNESAQEMYFGKRFDADSIISGKEAMLAEEQANREEAAHRKLTADNAAAADEAAEKEASDEDKNAA
- the lepB gene encoding signal peptidase I, which codes for MGPRKKAATEKPSKASQPPKVEPAKDADVQPAGGKRRQDGFRETVESIVIAFVLAFLFRTFEAEAFVIPTGSMAETLYGRHKDVTCEKCDTLFRVSASDEIEENGIIAVDWSTGETPKIVNYALCPNCRYPNNVLDNQAFVGDRILVNKFPYEFGDPERFDVVVFKYPEEPKTNYIKRLVGLPGETIKIDWGNLYARKSDTEEFQILRKSPEKQKKLQIPVFDNDKPAQQLLDAGWPERWASVANVDEKWSVVKNGWSEDAKNRSFQFSAKADPSDDWQWLRYRHIVPFADDWRRVINGERVDDPPPPPQLITDFSSYNSGISLGEAQRKTPTGDLFPQPPSDTWGVHWVGDLTLNCEVNLLQPQGELLLELVEGDRWYRCRIDLTTGMAELEYIDTSFNLDPVPLKGATDANTPLNKAGSYEVEFANVDDRLLLWIDGDLIDFGEGGGIVPPITLSQRKPTNRDLAPVGIAARDASLTVSHLNISRDVYYLSCSKDNLGNGTQAQVDFNAPTSLSELRTFLANPETAFSGKGYSQGYMDMQSNEFKLGEDEFFVLGDNSARSKDSRLWDNGRIPNRIGDNDQSGHNHAVPRDLLIGKAFFIYWPHGIPFLNNGRGIPVWYYNQPEAVKVGPGDYRPVQPLGPNGPMELEKSKYPSLSVPFYPQWQRWQRIE